A genomic segment from Thermostichus lividus PCC 6715 encodes:
- a CDS encoding cysteine synthase A: MDIKQGFVGTIGQTPLIRLNYFSDLTGCNILGKAEFLNPGGSVKDRAALYIIEDAEKKGLLKPGGTVVEGTAGNTGIGLAHICNAKGYKCLIVIPNTQSQEKIDLLRTLGAEVRTVPAVPYKDPNNYVKLSGRIAAEMENAIWANQFDNLANRQAHYETTGAEIWQQTDGQVDAWVAATGTGGTYAGVALYLKEKNPAIRTVVADPMGSAIYSYAKTGILSSSGNSITEGIGNSRITANLAGAPIDDAIQITDQECLEVIYQLLHYDGLFMGGSVGINVGAALRLAKELGPNHTIVTVLCDGGSRYQSRLFNPEWLASKGLTVPEIKKP, encoded by the coding sequence ATGGATATTAAACAGGGATTTGTGGGTACTATTGGTCAAACGCCCCTCATTCGCCTCAACTACTTTAGTGACCTGACAGGTTGTAACATTTTAGGCAAAGCTGAGTTTCTCAACCCCGGTGGCTCCGTTAAAGACCGGGCTGCGCTTTACATTATCGAAGATGCCGAAAAAAAAGGACTACTCAAACCCGGTGGCACGGTTGTTGAAGGGACGGCTGGGAACACGGGAATTGGCTTAGCCCACATCTGCAATGCCAAGGGCTACAAGTGCCTAATTGTTATCCCCAACACCCAATCCCAAGAGAAAATCGACCTGCTGCGCACCCTAGGTGCCGAGGTGCGAACCGTGCCCGCCGTTCCCTACAAAGATCCCAATAATTACGTCAAGCTCTCGGGGCGGATTGCGGCGGAAATGGAGAATGCCATCTGGGCAAACCAGTTTGATAACCTTGCGAACCGCCAAGCCCACTATGAGACGACTGGTGCGGAAATTTGGCAGCAAACGGATGGCCAAGTGGATGCATGGGTTGCAGCCACGGGAACGGGTGGCACCTATGCTGGCGTGGCACTATACCTGAAGGAAAAAAATCCGGCTATTCGTACGGTGGTGGCAGATCCGATGGGCAGTGCCATCTATAGCTATGCCAAAACGGGAATCCTTAGCAGCAGCGGCAACTCAATCACGGAAGGGATTGGCAATAGCCGCATTACCGCCAATTTAGCGGGCGCACCCATTGATGATGCCATCCAAATTACTGATCAAGAGTGCCTGGAGGTGATCTATCAATTGCTGCATTACGATGGCCTGTTTATGGGTGGGTCAGTGGGCATCAATGTCGGTGCAGCCCTACGCTTGGCCAAAGAACTTGGCCCCAATCACACTATTGTCACAGTACTATGCGACGGTGGCTCCCGCTATCAGTCTCGCCTCTTTAACCCGGAGTGGCTAGCCAGTAAGGGACTCACGGTTCCTGAGATTAAGAAACCTTAA
- a CDS encoding ABC transporter substrate-binding protein: MWPKPSSTARLIDSNRRWLLLGLLALLSILLVGCSAPRASDRLEITFWHGVNPPANRVVLQRLVDRFNAQHPQIHVQALYVGQPDQQLPKILAAVVGDAAPDLLWYNPTITGQFVDLGALRPLDDWWATTPYRKHISPALLPTMRYGDHYWSIPFATNNVGIFYRPSLFAAAGITTLPTTWQELEAVAQTLKTTGTMPLLLALGQGEFTVFTWLPFFWSAGGHLGDTAATAHIDTPAAITALEFWQRLRQKGLATLSAPERGYELDQFIRGEVAMQISGPWTLGQLQQSGVDFDVLAIPALTTTATALGGENLFVFRSSPEREQAALEFLSYVLSEEFQTEWAVGTGYLPVNEAVLTSDRYQAFLATQPTLKVFLEQLPTAQARPNFRGYARFSQNVGRAIESVLLQKATPTAAVKTAESRWQLMRPR; encoded by the coding sequence ATGTGGCCGAAGCCATCCAGTACCGCACGATTGATCGACTCCAATAGGCGCTGGTTACTGCTTGGCCTACTGGCACTCCTCAGCATCCTGCTGGTGGGATGTAGTGCGCCCCGTGCCAGCGATCGCCTCGAGATCACCTTCTGGCATGGGGTCAACCCCCCTGCTAACCGGGTTGTCCTGCAACGCTTGGTCGACCGCTTCAATGCTCAGCATCCTCAAATCCACGTCCAAGCCCTCTACGTCGGGCAACCCGACCAGCAATTGCCGAAAATCTTGGCCGCTGTTGTGGGGGATGCCGCGCCAGATCTGCTCTGGTACAACCCCACCATCACCGGCCAATTTGTCGATCTGGGGGCATTGCGTCCCCTTGATGACTGGTGGGCTACCACCCCCTATCGGAAGCACATCAGCCCTGCCCTCCTGCCCACGATGCGCTACGGTGACCACTACTGGTCCATTCCCTTTGCCACCAACAATGTCGGTATTTTTTACCGCCCCAGCCTGTTTGCTGCCGCAGGCATTACCACTCTCCCCACCACTTGGCAGGAGCTAGAGGCCGTTGCCCAAACCCTGAAAACCACGGGAACCATGCCCCTGCTGCTGGCTCTAGGACAAGGGGAATTCACAGTCTTTACATGGTTGCCCTTTTTTTGGAGTGCCGGGGGGCACCTCGGAGACACTGCCGCCACCGCCCACATTGACACCCCTGCCGCCATCACTGCCCTTGAATTTTGGCAACGCCTCCGCCAAAAAGGGCTAGCCACCCTGTCTGCCCCCGAGCGCGGCTACGAACTGGATCAATTTATCCGTGGGGAGGTGGCGATGCAAATTAGCGGACCATGGACCCTAGGGCAACTGCAACAGTCAGGGGTGGACTTTGATGTTTTGGCCATCCCTGCCCTGACAACCACCGCCACAGCTCTCGGAGGTGAAAACTTGTTTGTCTTTCGCTCTAGCCCTGAGCGTGAACAGGCCGCCCTAGAATTTCTGAGTTATGTCCTCAGCGAGGAGTTTCAAACCGAGTGGGCCGTGGGAACCGGCTATTTACCCGTAAATGAAGCCGTCTTGACTAGCGATCGCTATCAAGCATTTTTAGCCACACAGCCCACCCTGAAGGTATTTTTGGAACAACTACCAACAGCTCAAGCACGGCCAAATTTTCGCGGTTATGCCCGCTTTTCCCAAAATGTGGGTCGCGCCATTGAAAGTGTCTTACTACAAAAAGCGACTCCCACAGCCGCTGTCAAGACTGCTGAGAGCCGCTGGCAACTGATGCGCCCCCGCTAG
- a CDS encoding Rne/Rng family ribonuclease: MPKQIIIAEQHRLAAVFAEDQIQELIVATGSHQVGDIYLGVVENVLPGIDAAFVNLGDTARNGFIHVTDLGPLRLKRTAGAITELLSPQQKVLVQVMKEPTGNKGPRLTGNISLPGRYLVLMPYGRGVNLSRRIANEAERHRLRALGILVKPAGMGLLVRTEAEGMSEEAILEDLELLQRQWETIQQQAASSRPPLLLGRDDDFIQRVLRDVYSSDVNRIVVDTAGGVKRVKQHLMNWNSNKPPVGVLIDHHQEAIPILDYFRVNAAIREALKPRVDLPSGGYIIIEPTEALTVIDVNSGSFTSSATSRETVLWTNCEAATEIARQLRLRNIAGVIIVDFIDMDSRRDQLQLLEHFSKALRADKARPQIAQLSELGLVELTRKRQGQNIYELFGRPCGACGGLGHLVHLPGEPDDSPGESVERSPLPRPADPRRSIDNRSEPNGFTSSGTTTETQFLNHPDYQEVGGARRSTSRSPRGSSGSNSRPLRRNSDSRSSESSNGRKVITTPTVVEVASPVVKLSPETRSARPPRPSRSEPPEVVTVTMTDQEQAIYAEIGISPLVLHSEEVKNPRSAIVMVASPGQEPLPLPEKVTRPLGDPLPEDPLEGETPLDSSDSSGELPPIPLEPIVATVPPTEIEQVVEVPQAAPTESSLPAEPTVSAGRRRRRRVTSSSDSPNPET, encoded by the coding sequence ATGCCTAAGCAAATTATTATTGCCGAGCAGCATCGGCTGGCGGCAGTTTTTGCCGAAGATCAAATTCAAGAGCTCATTGTAGCCACCGGCAGCCATCAGGTGGGAGATATTTACCTCGGTGTGGTTGAAAATGTGCTTCCCGGTATTGATGCTGCCTTCGTCAATTTGGGTGACACCGCCCGCAATGGCTTTATCCATGTCACTGACCTTGGACCGCTGCGGTTAAAGCGTACCGCTGGGGCAATTACCGAACTGCTCAGCCCCCAACAAAAGGTGCTGGTGCAAGTGATGAAAGAACCCACTGGCAACAAGGGGCCACGGCTGACGGGGAACATTTCCCTGCCCGGTCGCTATCTGGTGCTCATGCCCTACGGGCGAGGGGTGAACCTGTCGCGGCGCATTGCCAACGAAGCGGAACGGCACCGGCTGCGCGCCCTCGGTATTTTGGTGAAGCCAGCGGGGATGGGGCTACTTGTGCGCACTGAAGCAGAGGGCATGAGCGAAGAGGCCATTCTCGAAGACCTAGAGCTATTGCAACGGCAGTGGGAAACCATTCAACAGCAAGCCGCATCTAGTCGTCCTCCCCTGCTGCTAGGGCGAGATGACGATTTTATTCAGCGGGTGCTGCGGGATGTCTATAGCAGTGATGTGAACCGTATTGTGGTGGATACCGCCGGTGGGGTGAAGCGCGTGAAGCAGCACCTAATGAACTGGAACAGTAATAAACCCCCCGTGGGTGTGCTCATTGACCATCACCAAGAGGCCATTCCCATTCTCGATTATTTCCGGGTCAATGCTGCAATTCGTGAAGCCCTGAAGCCACGGGTCGATTTACCCTCAGGGGGCTACATTATCATTGAACCCACAGAAGCCCTAACGGTCATTGATGTTAACTCTGGCTCCTTTACCAGTTCGGCCACCTCACGCGAAACAGTGCTGTGGACCAACTGCGAAGCAGCAACGGAAATTGCCCGGCAACTGCGACTGCGCAATATTGCAGGGGTGATTATTGTTGACTTTATTGACATGGACTCCCGCCGTGATCAACTTCAGTTGCTTGAGCACTTTAGTAAAGCACTGCGAGCCGATAAAGCCCGTCCCCAAATTGCCCAGCTTTCAGAACTGGGACTGGTCGAGCTGACGCGGAAACGGCAAGGGCAAAATATCTATGAACTGTTTGGCCGTCCTTGTGGAGCCTGTGGGGGCTTAGGGCATTTAGTGCATTTGCCTGGGGAACCGGACGATAGCCCCGGAGAAAGTGTGGAGCGATCGCCCCTGCCACGACCGGCAGACCCCCGCCGTAGCATCGATAACCGCAGCGAACCCAACGGCTTCACCTCAAGTGGTACCACCACAGAGACGCAGTTTCTCAATCATCCCGACTACCAAGAGGTAGGCGGAGCACGGCGATCCACCTCGCGCTCCCCCCGCGGTTCTAGTGGCAGTAATAGTCGTCCGCTGCGCCGCAACAGCGACAGCCGCAGTAGTGAGAGTAGCAATGGTCGCAAGGTGATTACAACCCCCACAGTGGTTGAGGTTGCCAGCCCTGTGGTCAAGCTCAGTCCTGAAACCCGGTCGGCTCGTCCACCGCGCCCCAGTCGTTCGGAGCCGCCAGAGGTGGTCACAGTCACGATGACGGATCAAGAGCAAGCTATCTATGCAGAAATCGGTATTTCACCCTTAGTTTTGCACAGCGAGGAGGTTAAAAATCCGCGCTCAGCCATTGTGATGGTGGCTAGCCCGGGTCAAGAGCCGCTGCCCTTACCAGAGAAAGTGACGCGCCCCCTTGGGGATCCATTGCCAGAGGATCCCCTTGAAGGTGAGACCCCCTTAGATAGCAGTGATAGCAGTGGGGAGTTGCCGCCCATCCCCCTTGAGCCGATCGTTGCGACCGTGCCACCAACTGAAATAGAGCAGGTCGTAGAGGTTCCGCAAGCAGCCCCTACGGAGAGTTCACTCCCCGCGGAGCCAACCGTATCGGCAGGACGACGGCGACGGCGGCGCGTCACCAGCAGTAGTGACTCCCCTAATCCGGAAACCTAG
- the hpnH gene encoding adenosyl-hopene transferase HpnH, whose product MGVHIKQAVEVATYIISQRLQGKKRFPLTLMLEPLFRCNLACSGCGKIQHPLDILRKYLTPEECFRAVEECGAPIVAIPGGEPLLHPQIDEIVSGLVARRKFVYLCTNGILLEESLHKFKPSPYFSFSVHLDGLREWHDKCVDRKGVFDIAVKAIKAAKAKGFRVTTNTTIFEGANVADMQAFFDFISSLGVDGMMISPGYAYEWAPDQEHFLKREQTRALFREILAPYRAGKKNWNFNHNPLFLDFLVGEKDYECTPWGMPSYSVLGWQKPCYLLNEGHYQTWQELLDNTNWENYGHKSGNPKCRDCMVHCGYEPTAAMDAFNPGNMVKAAASLF is encoded by the coding sequence ATGGGAGTCCACATCAAGCAAGCAGTGGAAGTCGCCACCTACATTATCTCACAACGCCTCCAAGGGAAAAAACGCTTTCCGCTCACCTTGATGCTTGAGCCTCTCTTCCGTTGTAACCTTGCCTGTTCCGGTTGCGGCAAAATTCAGCATCCTCTAGACATTTTGCGGAAATACCTCACCCCGGAAGAGTGCTTTCGGGCGGTTGAAGAGTGTGGCGCGCCCATTGTGGCCATTCCCGGCGGCGAACCCCTACTGCACCCGCAAATTGATGAAATTGTCAGTGGCCTAGTGGCACGGCGCAAGTTTGTTTATCTGTGTACCAATGGTATTTTACTGGAGGAGAGCCTCCACAAATTTAAGCCCTCCCCCTACTTTAGCTTCAGCGTTCACTTAGATGGCTTACGGGAGTGGCACGACAAGTGTGTGGATCGCAAGGGAGTTTTCGATATTGCGGTCAAGGCCATTAAGGCAGCCAAGGCAAAAGGCTTTCGCGTCACCACGAACACGACAATTTTTGAGGGCGCGAATGTGGCAGACATGCAAGCCTTCTTTGACTTTATTAGCTCCCTTGGTGTGGATGGGATGATGATTTCTCCGGGGTATGCCTACGAGTGGGCACCGGATCAAGAGCATTTCCTGAAGCGAGAGCAAACCCGTGCCCTTTTCCGCGAGATTCTGGCACCCTACCGTGCGGGCAAGAAGAACTGGAACTTCAACCACAATCCCCTGTTCCTCGACTTTCTTGTTGGCGAGAAAGATTATGAGTGTACTCCATGGGGGATGCCGAGCTACAGTGTGCTAGGCTGGCAGAAGCCTTGCTACTTACTGAACGAAGGTCATTATCAAACGTGGCAAGAACTCCTAGACAATACGAACTGGGAGAACTATGGCCACAAGAGTGGTAATCCCAAGTGCCGCGATTGTATGGTGCACTGTGGTTATGAACCCACTGCGGCTATGGATGCCTTTAACCCCGGCAATATGGTGAAGGCGGCGGCCAGTCTATTTTAA
- a CDS encoding P-II family nitrogen regulator, with protein sequence MKKVEAIIRPFKLDEVKIALVNAGIVGMTVSEVRGFGRQKGQTERYRGSEYTVEFLQKLKVEIVVEDTQVDMVVAKIIEAARTGEIGDGKIFVTPVEQVIRIRTSEKDHEAV encoded by the coding sequence TTGAAAAAGGTAGAAGCAATTATTCGTCCCTTTAAGCTTGATGAAGTAAAGATTGCCCTAGTGAATGCTGGAATTGTGGGGATGACGGTCTCGGAGGTACGGGGCTTTGGACGCCAAAAGGGGCAGACGGAACGCTACCGTGGCTCAGAATATACGGTGGAGTTTTTACAAAAGTTAAAAGTAGAAATTGTTGTCGAAGATACCCAAGTGGATATGGTGGTTGCCAAAATCATTGAAGCCGCACGGACGGGGGAAATTGGCGACGGCAAAATCTTTGTCACCCCAGTGGAGCAGGTGATCCGTATCCGCACCAGCGAAAAAGACCACGAAGCGGTCTAA
- the moeB gene encoding molybdopterin-synthase adenylyltransferase MoeB, translated as MLNPDLATIELTKDDYERYSRHLILPEVGVEGQKRLKAASVLCIGTGGLGSPLLLYLAAAGIGRLGIVDFDVVDSSNLQRQIIHGTSWVGKPKIQSAKQRILEINPYCQVDLYETRLNAANALDIAASYDIVVDGTDNFPTRYLVNDACVLLNKPNVYGSIFRFEGQATVFNYEGGPNYRDLYPEPPPPGLVPSCAEGGVLGILPGIIGVIQATETIKIILGKGTTLSGRLLLFNALEMTFRELKLRPNPERPVIDKLIDYEEFCGIRQAQAQEAAQMADIPEMTVQELKHLLDSGATDYVLVDVRNPNEYEIAKIPGSVLVPLSEIENGTGIETVRQLVNGHRLLVHCKMGGRSAKALAILKQAGIEGINIKGGINAWSQEVDPTVPTY; from the coding sequence ATGCTAAATCCTGATCTTGCAACGATTGAACTAACTAAAGATGACTATGAGCGCTATTCGCGCCATTTGATCTTGCCGGAAGTGGGCGTTGAGGGACAAAAACGCCTCAAGGCCGCTAGCGTACTCTGCATTGGTACCGGTGGGCTGGGGTCCCCCTTGCTGCTATACCTTGCAGCCGCAGGCATTGGCCGCTTGGGCATTGTGGACTTTGATGTTGTCGATAGCTCTAACCTACAACGGCAAATCATCCATGGCACGTCTTGGGTGGGCAAGCCGAAAATTCAGTCGGCCAAGCAGCGCATCCTTGAGATTAATCCCTACTGCCAAGTGGATCTCTACGAAACCCGTCTGAATGCCGCTAACGCCCTCGATATTGCCGCAAGCTACGACATTGTGGTGGATGGCACAGATAATTTCCCAACTCGCTACTTGGTGAATGATGCCTGTGTATTGCTCAACAAGCCCAATGTCTATGGCTCTATTTTCCGCTTTGAAGGCCAAGCCACCGTGTTTAACTACGAAGGTGGTCCTAACTATCGCGATCTCTATCCTGAACCGCCACCCCCGGGATTGGTTCCCTCCTGTGCAGAGGGGGGCGTTCTGGGTATTTTGCCGGGCATTATTGGCGTGATTCAGGCCACAGAAACCATCAAAATTATTCTTGGTAAGGGCACTACCCTCAGTGGTCGGCTGCTGTTGTTTAACGCTCTTGAGATGACGTTTCGCGAGCTAAAACTGCGCCCCAATCCAGAGCGCCCTGTCATCGACAAGCTCATTGACTATGAAGAATTTTGCGGTATTCGACAAGCCCAAGCCCAAGAGGCAGCGCAAATGGCAGACATTCCAGAAATGACGGTTCAGGAACTCAAACACCTCCTAGATAGCGGTGCGACGGACTATGTTCTGGTGGATGTCCGCAATCCGAACGAGTACGAGATTGCCAAAATCCCGGGTTCAGTTTTGGTTCCCCTCTCAGAGATTGAAAACGGCACTGGGATCGAAACAGTCCGTCAACTGGTGAATGGGCATCGTCTTCTTGTGCACTGCAAGATGGGGGGACGCTCGGCCAAGGCACTGGCAATCTTGAAGCAAGCGGGCATTGAGGGGATTAACATCAAGGGGGGGATTAACGCTTGGAGCCAAGAGGTCGATCCCACCGTTCCTACTTACTAG
- a CDS encoding lipoate--protein ligase family protein — protein MPLQGDLNWRYIPAIATTGALQMAIDTWLWHHSDRPCLRFYTWEPAAISLGYHQRQFPASWRSLGWQGQPLSLVRRPTGGRAVLHQGDLTYSIVVWGLGRSRHHLYRQLCQFLLKGWEALGYSLAFGHAALSAYGEQPVNCFATATAADITLLSGEKIIGSAQGWRGDRVLQHGSILLQPNRDLWQQVFGCAPHSLALPPPERVQDALLSAFAEQWHVTLTPEPLTHAEWQDVKRIATLVAGQTL, from the coding sequence ATGCCCTTGCAAGGGGATTTGAACTGGCGCTACATTCCAGCGATCGCCACCACGGGTGCCTTACAAATGGCCATCGATACGTGGTTGTGGCACCACAGCGATCGCCCCTGCCTGCGCTTTTATACATGGGAACCCGCTGCCATTTCCTTGGGGTATCATCAGCGGCAGTTCCCAGCATCTTGGCGCTCTTTGGGGTGGCAAGGGCAACCCCTCTCGCTAGTGCGGCGACCCACCGGTGGGCGGGCGGTGCTTCACCAAGGGGATCTGACCTACAGTATTGTGGTGTGGGGGCTAGGGCGATCGCGCCATCACCTCTATAGGCAACTCTGCCAGTTTCTCCTCAAGGGCTGGGAAGCGTTAGGGTATTCCCTAGCGTTTGGCCATGCAGCCCTCAGTGCCTACGGAGAACAACCCGTCAACTGTTTTGCCACCGCCACCGCCGCAGATATTACCCTGCTCAGTGGTGAGAAGATCATCGGCAGTGCTCAGGGCTGGCGAGGCGATCGCGTCCTCCAGCACGGCTCTATTCTCCTGCAACCCAACCGTGATCTTTGGCAGCAGGTCTTTGGCTGCGCACCCCATTCATTGGCCTTACCGCCACCGGAGCGGGTACAAGACGCTCTCCTGAGCGCCTTTGCCGAGCAGTGGCACGTCACCTTAACCCCCGAACCACTCACCCACGCAGAATGGCAAGACGTTAAGAGAATTGCAACATTGGTCGCAGGCCAAACCCTCTAA
- a CDS encoding glutaminase yields MVERLRQLQSEQIYEWVGRVPLDGTPLQRLPKVAADAFAFEVLTHDYALTVGDGALSFPLMSVVKPFLLLYALTHWDQQVWEWVGQRPSEYPYNSVLQLSLDQGWPRNPMINSGAIALASRLSQAGGVAAFQEWLNQCAGTALTVDPVVLAAVYRHPNWHNRSLSYYLAEAGSITDAMAALDSYNQICCLQGTIHDVARLGLLLACPHPAIRDRHRHIVNTLMLMCGLYEDSPRYALDIGLPMKSGVSGLVLAVVPQQGAIACYSPPLDASGNSVLGLHLLQCISRHLSLSPLS; encoded by the coding sequence ATGGTGGAACGCCTGCGGCAGCTACAATCTGAGCAGATTTATGAGTGGGTGGGTCGGGTTCCCTTAGACGGCACCCCGCTGCAACGACTCCCCAAGGTTGCAGCCGATGCCTTTGCCTTTGAGGTGTTGACCCATGACTATGCATTAACTGTGGGCGATGGGGCATTATCGTTTCCCTTAATGAGTGTGGTGAAGCCGTTTTTGTTGCTCTATGCCCTCACGCATTGGGATCAGCAGGTGTGGGAGTGGGTTGGGCAGCGTCCCTCCGAGTACCCGTACAACTCTGTCTTGCAATTAAGCTTGGATCAGGGGTGGCCCCGAAATCCGATGATCAACAGTGGAGCGATCGCCTTGGCCAGCCGTTTGAGTCAAGCCGGTGGCGTGGCTGCATTTCAAGAGTGGCTGAATCAGTGTGCGGGGACAGCCTTGACGGTTGATCCGGTTGTGCTTGCAGCGGTCTATCGCCATCCTAACTGGCACAATCGCAGTTTGAGCTACTACTTGGCAGAGGCGGGTAGCATCACAGATGCAATGGCCGCCTTAGACAGCTATAACCAAATCTGCTGCCTTCAAGGGACCATTCACGATGTTGCCCGCTTGGGACTGCTTCTGGCGTGCCCCCATCCTGCAATTCGCGATCGCCATCGCCACATAGTGAATACCCTGATGCTCATGTGTGGCCTCTACGAGGATTCGCCCCGCTATGCCCTTGACATTGGCTTGCCCATGAAATCTGGAGTGAGTGGCCTTGTCCTAGCAGTGGTACCTCAACAGGGGGCGATCGCCTGCTATAGCCCTCCCCTTGATGCCAGTGGTAACTCTGTCTTGGGGCTGCACCTCCTCCAGTGTATCAGTCGCCACCTCAGCCTCAGTCCCTTGAGCTAG
- a CDS encoding YifB family Mg chelatase-like AAA ATPase has product MLARVWSAAVLGIDAIPVGVEVDVAGGLPAIVVVGLPDAGVQEARERVKAAIRNAGFNVPMRRIVVNLTPADLRKEGPSFDLPISLGILAASGQVATEVLGDYLFLGELSLDGTLRPVAGVLAIAVAAQAQGMSGLVVPMANVAEAAVVQGLRIYGCQTLTEVAAFLNDPASRSPTTALSEPVQRPSFTLDLKDVKGQYQARRALEIAAAGGHNLIFVGPPGSGKTMLARRLPTILPPLSFSEALEVTKIHSVAGLLKERGRLIQEPPFRSPHHSASGPALVGGGSYPRPGEISLAHRGVLFLDELTEFKRDVLEFLRQPLEDGQVTISRTRQSVVFPAQFTLVASTNPCACGYYGDPVQPCTCSPRQREHYWAKLSGPLLDRIDLQVSVSRLTPEEITRQTSGEDSQTVRQRVLAARQRSQQRFAHDPGLHCNAQMQSRHLRQWCRLDDSSTTLLEGAIAKLGLSARATDRILKVARTIADLAASEPLQAPHVAEAIQYRTIDRLQ; this is encoded by the coding sequence ATGCTGGCGCGGGTTTGGAGTGCAGCGGTTTTGGGCATTGATGCCATTCCAGTAGGGGTTGAGGTGGATGTGGCTGGGGGGCTGCCCGCCATTGTGGTGGTGGGGTTGCCGGATGCAGGGGTACAAGAGGCTCGGGAGCGGGTGAAGGCGGCCATTCGCAATGCTGGGTTTAACGTGCCGATGCGGCGGATTGTAGTCAATTTAACGCCAGCGGATTTGCGGAAGGAAGGCCCCAGTTTTGACCTGCCCATTAGTCTTGGTATCTTGGCGGCCTCTGGTCAGGTCGCCACGGAGGTGCTGGGGGATTATCTCTTTCTGGGGGAGTTGTCTTTAGATGGCACACTACGTCCGGTTGCTGGGGTGCTCGCGATCGCCGTTGCTGCCCAAGCCCAAGGCATGAGCGGGTTGGTGGTGCCCATGGCCAATGTAGCTGAGGCGGCGGTGGTGCAGGGCTTAAGGATCTACGGTTGCCAGACCCTTACGGAGGTGGCCGCATTCCTCAATGACCCGGCATCGCGATCGCCTACAACAGCACTGTCGGAACCAGTGCAGCGCCCTTCCTTTACCCTTGATCTAAAAGATGTCAAAGGCCAGTACCAAGCCCGCCGCGCCCTAGAAATTGCTGCTGCCGGCGGCCATAATCTGATCTTTGTCGGGCCACCGGGGAGTGGTAAAACCATGCTGGCACGGCGACTACCCACGATTTTGCCACCCCTGAGTTTTAGCGAAGCCCTAGAAGTCACCAAAATCCACTCTGTTGCGGGGTTACTCAAGGAGCGGGGGCGGCTGATCCAAGAGCCACCCTTCCGCAGTCCCCATCACTCAGCCTCAGGTCCCGCCCTAGTGGGGGGTGGCAGCTATCCTCGTCCGGGAGAAATCTCCCTTGCTCACCGTGGTGTCTTGTTCCTAGATGAATTAACGGAGTTCAAGCGGGATGTTTTAGAATTTTTGCGCCAGCCCCTTGAGGATGGACAGGTTACCATTTCCCGCACCCGCCAATCGGTGGTTTTTCCCGCACAATTTACCCTAGTCGCCAGTACCAATCCCTGCGCCTGTGGCTACTATGGCGATCCGGTGCAACCCTGTACCTGCTCACCCCGCCAGCGGGAACACTACTGGGCAAAGCTTTCTGGCCCACTCCTAGATCGCATTGATCTGCAGGTGAGTGTGAGTCGTCTTACCCCTGAGGAAATTACCCGCCAGACCTCAGGGGAAGACTCGCAAACAGTACGGCAGCGGGTTTTGGCAGCGCGGCAGCGATCGCAACAGCGCTTTGCCCACGACCCCGGTCTGCACTGTAATGCCCAAATGCAGAGTCGCCATTTGCGCCAGTGGTGCCGCCTTGATGACTCCTCGACCACCTTACTCGAAGGGGCGATCGCCAAGTTAGGCTTATCGGCGCGGGCAACAGACCGTATCCTAAAAGTAGCCCGTACCATTGCCGATCTGGCTGCCAGTGAACCCCTACAAGCACCCCATGTGGCCGAAGCCATCCAGTACCGCACGATTGATCGACTCCAATAG
- a CDS encoding response regulator has protein sequence MQILIIEDDRDIATLVESTLTSDGFSCRLCHDGLQGLELAKDLQPDLIILDLLLPRLDGLELCARLRQKPLAKDPYILMLTAKSDEIDRIVGLSTGADDYLVKPFSPRELIARVRALLRRSLRQGGQTPIYRTSSFTLDPDQRKAVRHLGHQPPETLDLTTLEFNLLMHLMSQPGRVWQREQLIERVWGSDYFGDDRVVDTHIARLRKKVEPDPSEPRFIKTVIGVGYKFQDHA, from the coding sequence CTGCAAATTTTAATCATTGAAGATGACCGTGACATTGCCACGCTTGTCGAAAGCACGCTCACCAGTGATGGCTTTAGTTGTCGTTTGTGTCATGATGGCCTGCAAGGGCTAGAGTTAGCCAAAGACCTCCAACCCGATTTAATTATTCTTGACCTGCTGCTACCGCGCCTTGATGGCCTTGAACTGTGTGCCCGTCTGCGTCAAAAGCCCCTTGCCAAAGATCCTTATATTTTGATGCTGACAGCTAAAAGTGATGAAATTGACCGTATTGTGGGTCTTTCCACGGGCGCTGATGATTACTTGGTGAAGCCCTTTAGCCCTCGGGAACTCATTGCCCGGGTGCGGGCATTGTTGCGACGGAGTTTACGCCAAGGGGGGCAAACCCCCATCTACCGTACGTCCAGCTTTACCCTTGACCCCGACCAGCGAAAGGCAGTGCGCCATTTAGGTCACCAGCCCCCAGAAACCCTTGATTTAACAACCCTTGAGTTTAACTTACTGATGCACCTGATGAGCCAACCCGGGCGAGTGTGGCAGCGAGAACAATTAATTGAGCGGGTGTGGGGGAGCGACTACTTTGGGGATGATCGCGTTGTCGATACCCACATCGCGCGACTGCGAAAAAAGGTGGAACCAGATCCCAGTGAACCAAGGTTTATTAAAACTGTCATTGGAGTGGGGTATAAGTTTCAAGACCATGCTTGA